The sequence CCAGCAGCCAGAGCGTGGTGGCGCTCATCACCACCAGGGCGATCGAGAAACCCCACTTCACCGTCAGCGGCATGATGCCGAACTCGGCGACCGGGGCGAAGGCGCCTTCCAGCACCAGGGCCACGCCCAGTGCGCAGAGCACGATCACCGCCAGCAACGGCGCAACGAACTGCCGCACGGGATGGCCATTCTCCGTAGCGCCGTTCTCGGAAAGGCGGTCGATGAGGGTTTCGGTCGGGGTCATTTGCGGTTGTCTTCCACCATGGCCTTGAGCGCGTTCATTCCGCGATGCACGCGCAGCTTCATCGCCGACAGGCCGACGCCAAGACGTTCCCCGGCCTCGCGGTTGGTCAGTCCTTCGACATGGGTCAGCCGGATGGCTTCGGCCTGGGCTTCGGGCAGGCGATCAAGCAGCGCCTCCACGTCCACTCCAGCCAGCGTATCGGCGGGGACGGCCATGTCGGCCTCGTCATCCAGCACGATCGGGCTGCGCCCGCGTTTTCGCCAGTGGTCGATCAGCTTGTAGTTGGCGATCGCGTACATCCACGGCGCAACGGGTCGACCGGGGTCGAGCGTGTGCCGCTTCTGATGGATGGCGATCAGGCTTTCCTGCACCAGGTCCTCCAACTCGCTGTTCGCACCGATCTTGCTGGCCAGCCTGGCGCGGATACGCTGGGCAGCTTCGCCCAGGAACTGGCGATAGGCTGCCGAATCCCCCTCGCGCGCTGCCGCCATCAGGCGGTCGAGCGAGTCGTCGGGGGTGTTCACCTGCTCGTCCATTCGTTGCATCCTGCGGCAAGGTTACACGAAATGCGCCGTTGGCCTAAGGGCAGGAAATCCGCAGCCAATCGTGTCCGTCAGCTTGAATTCACCAAGCGTTCAGATTACAAACGTAATCGTAATGGCTACAAACGTAGTCGATCAGGGAGGTAGAGTTGGCTGCGAAGTCCGAATCCGAAGATGGCGTGGAACGCATCAGCGAAGCCGAACATGCGGTGATGGAAGCGCTGTGGAAGCGCAGCCCGCAAACCGCCGCCGAAGTGTGCGAGACCGTCTGCAAGGAACGCGGCTGGTCGATCCCGACCGTGAAGACGCTGCTCAGCCGGCTGGTGCAGAAGGGTGTCCTGGCCACCCAGCCTGACGGCCGCCGTTACCTCTACACCCCGTTGATCGCCCGCTCCGCCTATGTCGGCGGGGAGTCGCGGCGGCTGGTCGATCGCCTGTTCGGCGGTCGCGCCGCACCGCTGCTGGCACACCTGGCTCAGGCCGAGGCCCTGACGCCGGACGATATCGCTGAAATCGAGCGCCTCCTGCAGGAGATGAAGAAATGAGCGGCTTTGGGGACTGGATGGTCGACACCTTTGTCTACACCGGCCTGCTGATCGCGCTGGTGCTGCTGCTGCGGCGCCCGGTATCGCGCTGGTGCGGCCCGCAGGTGGCCTATGCGCTGTGGGCGCTGCCCCTCCTGCGCTTCATCATGCCGCCGATCGTGCTGCCCGCATGGATGGCCCCGGCAGAACCGGAACGGCTGGCCGCTTCGGCGACAGAGCCGCTGATGGTGATCATTTCCGACCCGGGAGAGGCCGGGGCAGTCGCCGCCGCCGAAACCGCTGCCGCCGCGCCGGTGGTGGGCATTGCCGTCACCGACCTGTTGCTGCCGCTGTGGCTGGGCGGGGCGCTGGTGTTCCTCGGCTGGCGCATTCGCGAATACTACCGGATGCGGGCCGAGCTGCTGGCGGAATCGATCCCGGTCGGCGATGCCGGCAAGGTGCGGCTGGTGGAAACACCCGCCGTCTCCGGCCCCGTGGCCTTCGGCGTGTTCGACAAGGTCGTCGCGCTGCCGCCCGCCTTCATGGCGCATTACGACATTACCGCCCGCGACATGGCGATTGCGCACGAGCTTGCGCACCATCGCGGCTACGATCTCGTTGCCAATATCGCGGCTCAGCCGCTGTTGGCTCTGCACTGGTTCAATCCGCTCGCCTGGTGGGGCTGGCGAGCAATGCGCAGGGACCAGGAGGCGGCTTGCGATGCGCGCGTCGTCGCTGGCCGTGAGCAGTCAGACAGGGTTGCCTACGCGCAGGTGATTGCCGGCTTTGCCGCCGGTGAGCACATGGCGCTGGCGGCTCCGATGGCTTGTCCGGTGCTGGGCGAGAAATCGATAATCCACCGTTTGAGGAGCCTCACAATGTCCGAAGTTTCGAGCCGTCGACGCCGTCTTGGCATCGCCGCGATTACCACCACCGCGCTGGCGCTGCCGCTGACCGCGTCGATTTCCTATGCGCAGGCCGAAGCGCCGCCCGCGCCGGAAGACGAACAGGTCATCGAAACCATCGATCCCGATACCGGGGAGCGCCGCGTCCGCATCGAGCGTCGCATCGAGCGCGGCGATGCAACCGAGGACGGCGAGCACGAGCGCCACGTCGAAATGCGCATCGTCCATGCCGACCATGCCGGTGAAGGCGAGGAAGGCGAGCACCGCATCGTCCGGCGCCGGATCATGCGCGATGGCGAGGAATTCAACGAAGAAGAATTCGAAGCCATGATGGAGCGCTTCGAAGCCGACATGGAGGCTCGCGAAGGCGAGATCCGCATCATCGTCGAGCAGGCGATGGAGCAGGCCGAGCACGCCATGGAAATGGGCGAACATGCCCGCGAGATGGCCGCCCTCATGCCGCAGATCGAAATGAGCTGCGACGATGTCGGCGAAAGCGGCGTGGCCGAACGCGACCTTGGCAACGGTCGCCGCGCGCTGGTGATTTGCCAGTCCTTCATCAACCAGAGCGCCATCGAAGGCATGCGCGAAGCGATGCGCGAAATGCGCAACAACCGTGAACTGTCCGACGAAATGCGCGAGGAAGCGCTGCGCGAAATGGAGCGCGCGATCGAGGAGCTGCAGCGCGAACGCCACACGCTGCACCGGATCGAGGCCAAGGTGGAACGCCGTGAGCGGGCGCCCAATGCCCGCGCTCAGGCGGTCGCCATGCGCTGGTCGGGCCGGATGGTCTCGCCCGTTGCACCGCCTGCACCGCCGGCTCCGGCTGTCGTGTGGGAAGTCGCTCCCCCGGCGCCCCCGGCTCCGCCTGCGGCACCGACGCCGCCTGTCAGCGAAGCC is a genomic window of Aurantiacibacter sp. MUD11 containing:
- a CDS encoding sigma-70 family RNA polymerase sigma factor, which gives rise to MDEQVNTPDDSLDRLMAAAREGDSAAYRQFLGEAAQRIRARLASKIGANSELEDLVQESLIAIHQKRHTLDPGRPVAPWMYAIANYKLIDHWRKRGRSPIVLDDEADMAVPADTLAGVDVEALLDRLPEAQAEAIRLTHVEGLTNREAGERLGVGLSAMKLRVHRGMNALKAMVEDNRK
- a CDS encoding BlaI/MecI/CopY family transcriptional regulator — its product is MAAKSESEDGVERISEAEHAVMEALWKRSPQTAAEVCETVCKERGWSIPTVKTLLSRLVQKGVLATQPDGRRYLYTPLIARSAYVGGESRRLVDRLFGGRAAPLLAHLAQAEALTPDDIAEIERLLQEMKK
- a CDS encoding M56 family metallopeptidase, whose protein sequence is MSGFGDWMVDTFVYTGLLIALVLLLRRPVSRWCGPQVAYALWALPLLRFIMPPIVLPAWMAPAEPERLAASATEPLMVIISDPGEAGAVAAAETAAAAPVVGIAVTDLLLPLWLGGALVFLGWRIREYYRMRAELLAESIPVGDAGKVRLVETPAVSGPVAFGVFDKVVALPPAFMAHYDITARDMAIAHELAHHRGYDLVANIAAQPLLALHWFNPLAWWGWRAMRRDQEAACDARVVAGREQSDRVAYAQVIAGFAAGEHMALAAPMACPVLGEKSIIHRLRSLTMSEVSSRRRRLGIAAITTTALALPLTASISYAQAEAPPAPEDEQVIETIDPDTGERRVRIERRIERGDATEDGEHERHVEMRIVHADHAGEGEEGEHRIVRRRIMRDGEEFNEEEFEAMMERFEADMEAREGEIRIIVEQAMEQAEHAMEMGEHAREMAALMPQIEMSCDDVGESGVAERDLGNGRRALVICQSFINQSAIEGMREAMREMRNNRELSDEMREEALREMERAIEELQRERHTLHRIEAKVERRERAPNARAQAVAMRWSGRMVSPVAPPAPPAPAVVWEVAPPAPPAPPAAPTPPVSEADCESETGRA